From Halanaerobium saccharolyticum subsp. saccharolyticum DSM 6643:
GTTTTTTAACAGGGATTTTAAAAGGACTTCCAATTAATGAAGCAGCAAAACTAGGAAATGCAGTTGCAGCATTTAAAATTCAAGGTGTTGGTGCCTTATCTTCTGTTCCACCGTTAAGCGAAATTATAGCTTATTATGATATTCAGCCAATTGAAGGAGGTAATTTTAATGAGTGAAATTAAACATGTAGCATTTTTAAATCCACAGGGTAATTTTGATCCCAATGACAGCTACTGGACTGAACATCCTGATTTTGGAGGACAGTTAGTTTATGTTAAGGAAGTTAGTAAGGCTTTAGCAAAAATGGGGGTAGATGTTGATATAATTACTCGTCAGATCAATGATCCAGAATGGCCAGAATTTAGTGAACTGTATGACAGTTACCCGGATACTGATAATTTAAGAATAATTCGTCTTCCTTTTGGTGGGGATAAATTTTTAGCCAAAGAAAAACTATGGCCTCATTTAAAAGAATATGTTGATGCAATTGCCGAGTTTTATGATGAAGAGGGAGCTTTCCCAGATTTTTTCACTACTCATTATGGAGATGGAGGATTGGCTGGTGTATTGCTAAAAGAAAAAATGGAAACTCCTTTTTCTTTTACTGGGCATTCCCTTGGTGCACAAAAAATGGATAAATTAAACTTTTCTGAAGAAAATTTTGATCAGTTAATTGATAGATTTAATTTCCATAATCGGATAATTGCAGAAAGGTTAACAATGGAATTTGCTAATCAAATTATAGTTAGTACAAGCCAAGAAAGAATGGAACAGTATTCCCACCCTTATTACAAAGGTGCTGTAGATGTTGAAAATGATCATAAATTTTCTGTAATTCCACCTGGAGTTAATACTGATGTTTTCGATGGCAGTTATTCTGAAAAAACTGCTGAAATGATTGAAAACTATTTGAAAAGAGATTTAAATACAAATAGAATTGATAAACCAGCTGTTATCTGTGCTAGTCGTCTAGATCAAAAGAAAAATCATCTGGCTTTAGTTAAGGCTTTTGCAGGTAATAAAGAATTACAAGATGAAGCAAATCTTGTTATTACACTTAGAGGAATTGAAAATCCATTTGAAGATTACAGTTCAGCTGCAGGTGAAGAAAAAGAAATTTTAGATAAGATTATGGAAGTTATTGAAAAAAATGATTTAAAAGGTAAAGTATCAATGTTTCCTTTAAACAGTCAAAAGCAACTAGCAGAATGTTATGGTTATCTAGCTGAAAGGGAATCCGTATTTTCTCTTACTTCTTTTTATGAACCATTTGGACTGGCACCAGTAGAAGCAATGGCAGCAGGTTTACCTGCAGTTGTAACTAAAAATGGTGGTCAGAGCGAAATAATGGCTGATGATGAGTTTGGAATTCTAATTGATCCTGAAGATCCAGATGACATCGCTAGAGGACTAAATAAAATAGTTGGTAAAAGTTCAATCTGGAAAAATTATCAGATAAAAGCTAAAGAAAGAGTAGAAAGTAAATATACCTGGGAACAAACAGCAAAAAGATATCTTAAAGCAATGGAAAAAGGCTTAAGTTTTGAAATACCAGTAATCCACAGTGAAATTCCTGCTTATTATTTCTTGCCTGATAGTGACAATGAGCATCGGTTATTAGAAAGATTTAAAGAAAAAACCTTTAAAAAATAGACATTTGCTGAAAATTTGATATAATAAATAGATAGTGATAACTATTATTGGAAATTAAACGATGAATTTTTATTAATATTGAGGAGTGATTTGTTAATGAACAACAATAAGCCACATACAGCTTATTTCTGCATGGAGTATGGATTAGATGAAAATATGCGTATTTATGCAGGTGGATTAGGTATTTTAGCAGGAGATATTTTAAAAGCGGCAAAAGAATTTTCTTATCCTGTAACAGGAATTGGACTTTTATGGCGCAAAGGTTACTCAAAACAGGTAATTAATGAGGCTGGTAGACCTGAAGACCAACATCCTGTAAATAATGAAATTTATGAACACGCAGAAGATACTGGGGAAACAGTTTCCGTAACGATCAGAGATCAAGAAGTTACACTGAAGATTTGGAAATTAGATAAGTTTGACAATGCAACTTTGTATCTATTAGATGCAAATCTTCCTGAAAACAGAAAGTACCAAACAATTACTGATGGTCTCTATGACGGTTTTAATGAAAAAAGAATTGCTCAAGAAATAGCTCTGGGTATTGGTGGAGTTAAAGCTATTCGCAAACTTGGTCTTAACATTGATATTTATCATTTCAATGAAGGTCATGCTGCTTTAGCTGGAACTGAACTAATTAGAGAAAAAATAGAAACAGGAATGGACTTCCATACAGCTTGGGATACAGTTAAAGATGAGATTGTCTTTACAACTCATACCCCTGTTAAAGAAGGAAATGAATCTCACAGCTTAGACAGCCTCAAAAAAATGAGTGCTTTCAATACTTTAACTAGAAAACAAATGAAAGAAATAGGTGACAGCCCATTTAGTATGACTGTTGCAGGTTTACGTCTTTCAAGAATGTCTAATGGTGTTGCTAAATTACACGGCCAGACTTCCCGAGAAATGTGGAAGAATGTTGCTGGTAAATCACCTATTATCTCAATCACTAATGGTGTTCACAGAGGCACCTGGGTTGATGATAGAATTATAGAAAATATGGGCGATACAGAAGCAGTTTACAAAACACACCAGACAATGAAACAGGAACTGGTTGATTTTATTAAAGAAAGAAATGGCGCAAAACTTGACCCAAATAAATTAATTATTGGATTTGCAAGAAGAGCTACTGCTTATAAGCGTCCCAATCTGATCTTTAAAAAATCTGATCTTATTGATCCATATTTAGAATCAGGGGATATTCAGATAGTATTCTCTGGTAAAGCTCATCCAACTGATGATAATGGAAAAGAAATTGTAGCGAATTTAGTTAAAAAAGCAAAAGAATTTCCAAATAGTGTAGTTTTTCTAGAAGATTACAATATGGAAATAGCTCGTTATATGACTCGCGGTGTTGATATCTGGTTAAACAATCCCCGCAAACCACTTGAAGCCAGTGGTACTTCAGGTATGAAAGCTGCTATGAATGGTGGTTTAAACCTAAGTATTCTTGATGGCTGGTGGGTTGAAGGTTGTGAACATGGAATTAATGGTTGGCAGTTTGGAGATGGCTATGTAGGTGAAGGTCAAGATGAAAGTGATCTTTACGCACTTTACAGAGTCTTATTAAATGAAGTTGTCCCTACTTTCTACGGTAACAAAGATCGCTGGAAAGATATGATGACAGAAAGTATTGCTACAACTTATGAAAGATTCTCAGCCAAAAAAATGCTAGAAAGATATTACTCCGAAATGTATAATAAATAAATAATAAAAAGAATTGACCATAACCTTCACGACGACTACAGCTAGATAAAATTAAGGCCTACCTGAACTCCACTACTTTCAGTGGAACAACGGGTAGGCTTTTCTTAATTTTATTTGCTTTTATTTTTCCAAAACTAGATTACTAATTATTTTTAACTAACATTGATTTTTCAAGCTCATCTTTAGTTTCTTTATCTAACAAATATTCAACCAATGTCATCGCAAACTCCATAGCAACCCCGGGACCTCTACCTGTAATTAGATTACCGTCAATCACAACTCTATCCTCCTGATAATTGCAGGATGTCATATCTTTATCAAAACCAGGATAACTAGTTGCATTTTTACCATCTAAAATACCTGCTGCCTCTAGTACAATTGGCGCTGCACAAATTGCTGCACATAATTTATTATCTTCATTTAGTTTCTTGATAATATTACGCAATTGATTACTATCCCTTAAATTAGCAGCCCCGGGCATTCCACCTGGTAAAACAACTGCATCAAAATCTTCAGCATTTACATCAGATATTTCTATATCAGTTTCAATCTTAATCTCATGATCTCCCTCTATCTCTCTGCTCCCAATACCAGCAGTTAAAACATCAAGTCCAGCACGTCGAAGAACATCAATATTTGTTACTGCCTCAATTTCTTCAAACCCTTTTGCTAAAGGAATTAATATTTTTTTCATAAATTAACCTCCTTTAATTCTCTTCTGATTCTTCTTTTACTTTCTTTGTTTTTGATTTAGCATCATTTAAATATTTATTTAAATCATCTGGTAATGATTTTAAATGATAATCTCGCTGAGGAAATGGAATTTCTATTTCATTTTCTTTAAAATGATCCCACACAGAAAGCAAAACTTTACTGCGGATATTTTGAATTCCATTTCGAGGATCACTAATCCAAAATCTTATTTCAAAATTTACTGAGCTATCGCCAAAATCTGTTAAAAGTACATTTGGCTCAGGATCAGTTAAAATTCTATCTTTTTCTTCTATTGCTTTCATCATTAACTTTTGAACTAATCTTAGATCACTATTATAAGCTACACCTACTTTTGCATCTACTCTGACAAGCTCATCACTATAAGACCAATTAATCACCTCTTTAGTTATAAAGTCTTCATTTGGAATTAAAAACTCTTTGCCAGAACGTGTTACTACAGAAACAAAACGAGTATCTAATTTTTTTACCCAGCCATAAACATCTCCAATTTCTACTACATCACCAGGTTTAATTGATTTATCAGCCAGAATAATAATTCCACTAATAAAATTAGAGACAATTTTTTGCAGACCAAAACCTAAGCCAACACCAACAGCACCACCAAGGAATGCAAAAGCACTTAAATCAACTCCAACTGCACTTAAAGTAAATAAAATTGCTGAAGTAAAAATTAAAAATTTAGCCATTTTAGTTAATAATACCTTTACAGATGGTGTTAAATCATCGCTTTTATCTATTCTACTTGTTACAATCCGGCTTAACTTACCTGCAAGCCAGAATAAAACACTAAAAATAATTACTATCTTTATAATTAATAATAATGAAATTCTTAAATTGCCGCTGTTAAACGCTAAACTATCTAAAAAATTTATAGTTTCCTGATAAATATTTAGAATTCTTAAAGCAGTAACTAACCAGATTAAAGCTGATAAAAAACGGAACATCCTATTTCGCGGAAAAAATAAAGTTATAGCCTTTACTATCAACCAGGCAGAAACTAAATTACCAAAAATACTTATTATTACAACAGGCAAATCAAAAGAAACTGCAGCAACATAATAAATGCCAACTAAAATCATTAAAATTAAAGGATATAATAGTTGATCTATTATTCTAATCCTTTTTCTCTCTCTTAAAGCATCTATCTTAGTAAGTAGTTCATCAACCTGTTTATATAAAATTTTTTTTAAAAAATAAGAAGCAATAACTAATAATAAAAATAGTATTAATTCAATCAAATTAGACCAAACTAAAAGATTGTTTTGAATTTTTTCTATCAGAATTTCTAGATAATTTTCTAGTTTTATACCCTCAAACATTAATTGACCCTCCTCGGAGCAAGTCCACAAAATTTGCTAGTAGACTTTAACTTCTATCAACTTGCACAATAATATTTAGTGGTTTATTTAAATCATTAAATTACTGTCCTTACAAACACATTTTGCATAAAAAATAATAATATAAATGAAATCAGTGCTGCTGTAATCGGTGTAAGTATCCAGCCAACTCCAATTTTACCTAGTAATTTAAAGTTTATGTTTCTACCACCTTTAGCAAGACCAAGTCCTAACACTGCACCAACGACTGCCTGAGAACTTGAAACTGGAACTAATGGTAAAGAAGGCAGACCAAGCAGAATTAAAAAGTTTTTTAAAGTAGCAGATGCAAAAACAAAAAGTGTGGTAGAGCTTGCAAGTACAACTATAAAAGCACCGACAGGCGAAATATCCATAATGCTTGAACCAACGGTCAGCATTACCCTTTTTGAATAAGTAACCACCCCTACAGAAATTGCAATAGCTCCAAGTAAAAATAACTGTTGGGAACCACTAAATCTAAATATTCCTAGCTGATAGTCATTTATCTTCATAATTCCTGTAAAAACTCCCATTACATTAGCAATATTATTAGCTCCCAATGAATATGCACCAAAAGCTCCAACAATTAAAAGTCCCCATCTTGTATAAAAATCAAGCTGAAGCAGATGCACTTTTGAATTATTTAACCATTTTTTAAAAATAAAATATAAAACAATTGCAAAAAAACCTGATAAAATTGGAGAGAATATCCAGGCCCCTACAATTTCTCTTAAGACATTTAAATCTGTAGCAAAACCTGAATAAAGATTCCAGCCAATAATCCCACCAACAATTGAATGAGATGTAGAAACAGGTAAACTTAATTTTGTCATCCAAGAAACTGCAACTGCCGCAGCAAAAGCGACAACAAATGCGGCTGGAAGAGTGCCAACTTGTCCCAATGCACCAAGTGTATGTGAGGCCCCCGCGCCACTGACAACAGAACCTAAAATTACAAAAATTGTCATAATCAAAGCCGCAGTAGAAAATTTCACCATCCTGCTTCCGACAGCAGTTCCAAATATATTAGCTGCATCATTTGCCCCTAAAGACCAGCCTAAAAATAAACCGCTGGAAAGATAAATAATAATTTCGATCATTTCTTACACCACCATCTACTATTTATTAGATTCTTCTTTTGATAGCCGCCACAGAAACATCTTCGCTAACAGTTTCAGCCTGGTCAGACAAAGCAGCAATTTCTTCAATAAAATATCTTAATTGTATTTTATGAGCTATATCAATTTTTTCAAATTGATCAGAAAATATTTTTCTTTTTAACCTCTCTTCATTTTTATCTGCCTGATGTTCAAAAAAATGAACTTTATTGACATAATCATTAACCTGAGAAATTTCTTCGAAAAAAGCTCTAATAGCTTTAACAAGCATGTCCACAGCTTCAGTACTATTTTCAACTAATTCTAAAAAATCATTTTCTAATTCATCAGGAATAATAGGTTGTTCTATAGAAATCTCGAAAATAACTTCCTTGGCTAAATCAGTAATAGTATCAATTTCCTCAATAATTGTTAATACATCTGCCCTTGATTCAGGAATCAACATATATTTATAAAGCTTATATTTAATATCCTTTTGATGGTCATCAGCATCATTTTCTATCTCTTTAATATCATTTAAAGATTCTTCAAAGAGGGCAAAGTTTTTCTTAATATATCTATTTAAATCTCTTTTAAAAGTTAGAGAACCTCTATTGACAAGATCAAGATATTCAGTGATTTTTATTTCCAACTCTTTTGAACGGCCAAACAACATATGAGGCATCAACTTCACTCCTTAAGATATAATTTTAATTCTTCTTTTAAACTTGCTGCATCTTTAAAATGAATAACTCTTATTCCTTTATTAATAGCCGCTGCTATGTTTTTTTGGGAGTCATCTATAAATAAAGTTGTTCCAGCTTCTAAATTAAATTTATTCAACAGATGCTCATATATCTCGGGATCTGGTTTAATCATTCCTATATCCGCTGAAATAACTTTTCCATCAAAATAATCAAAAAAATTATACTTATTACTTACATAAGTAAATGCTTTTTCATGAAAATTTGATAAAATATAAAGATTGTAATTCTTTGCAGCAAGAGATTCTAAAATTTCTAAACTTTCCTTTTTTAATGTTAATATTTTTTCCCAATCGGTCATTACATCAGCAATCTCCCCCCGCAAATCTGGATTTCGCTGCTGCCAAATTTCTACAGCCTCTTCCTGACTAATGGTTCCTCGATCAAGCATCAGCCATTCATCTGTTTTGAAAATTTCTGATTTCAACTGCTCTTTCACTTTACCCTGATAACCTAAAGCTTCTAAATATCTTTCAGGATCAAAATCTAACAATACATTACCTAAATCAAAAACAATATTTTTTATCAAAATTTACACCTCATTAAATAAATTCTATATTTTTCTAATGTAAATATATTTAATCTTCTTAATATAATATTCTAGCTTAATCAAAGTTCTCCTGTTTATTTTAATTTAAAAATAAAAAACCCGACACAAAATGGTCGGATTTTAAAATGAATTTATATAAGTTAATCTTAATTTTTTATAATAAATTATATACTATTCTATTTCTGATTTCATTTTTTCAATTAATTTATTGAAACGCTTGTTGTAGCCTTCTTGAAACTCAGATACTTTTTGAGCTAATTGTTGTTTCATCTGAGCATTCATTCCTCTTTGACCATCAGCATTTCCATTTTGGGAAGCAGCTAATGGGTTTTGCCCTTGACCCTGTGCCTGCTCTAAATGTTGTTTAACCTGTTCATCAAGTTGTTTTTTCTGAGTTTGATACTGCTGCTGCAGACTTTGGGCTTGAGTAAACTGTTTTTCAAAAAACGAAGAATTTTCACTGTCTTTTAATGATTCAACAGCAACAACTGCTTCTTTTCTTCTTTCTATTTGCTCAGAAGAATTACGAAGTCCTATTGATTCTATCAACATCATCTGTGCTTCTTTTAAATAGGACTCTTTTTTTTCTTCTAATTCATGCCATAAAGCTTCGGCATCCATTTTCCCTTTAAAAAACGGTGCCATTATTTTCTTCAGTTCTTCCCTAATTTCTAAAGAATTCACATCACTATCATTTGCTCCATAAACTTCATCTGCTCTCTCCATAGCTTTTTCATAAGCACTTTTCATAATTATCAGTCCTCCCTAAACAGATCAAAAAATCTATCTTGATATGCATTAAAAACTCCCCAGCGATCAAGTTCCTTTTTTAACTTAGAAGGATCTTCATCACCATTTTTAACCATTTCAAACATTTTTTCGATCTCTTCACTGGCTGCAATTGGCAGTCCTTCGAGATTTCTGGTTATTACTGAATATCCTTTATCATCAGTACTTAAAAACCCTTTTTCCTCATAATCAGGAAGTTGAGACTTATAGGCGCTTTTTAAGACTAAACTCTGAATAAATTTCATTAAAGAAACATCCCAGAGCTCATCTACTCCTTTAATTATAACTGTTAAATTTTCGTCATTTTCATCAATTTCTTCTTTTATTTCAGCTTCTGCAGCTTCGATTTCTTTGCTAATAGTAAAAGTGCTAATTGATTGTTTGCGATAGTTCATTTTATAAAGCAAACCTGCTAAATCAGGATTATCACGCGCAATCATCTGCATAGCTTTTTTTGCTTCACCACTAAAACCACTCATATTCATCATATAATTCGGAGTTAGAAGTTTAGGTTTCTCCCAAGTTATCTTACCTTCTCTCACCTTAGTTTCTGGACCTTCATCAGGAAATTCATCCAAATAATATGGCTTGCTGATTACATAGTAGTGAAGAGTTGTAGCATGGTCAGTAGAAATTAAATCATCTGGTTCAAGTAATATTTCTGTATTTTCCAGTACTTTTTTAATTTTCTGCTTATCTTTCATTTTAACTCCTCCTCTCAAGCCTAAAATGGAGTTTTCTAACTATAACCTATATATTATATTATACATTAAGAGCAGGAGCTAAGTCAAAAGCACATATAAGTTGTTTTTTAAAATATTCGCAGCAGACAACTAAAAACACTGAAGCTAAAATTAATTAACAACAGTGTCTTTATTTTAATTGTTTTGTTGGAAATTTATTAAAGCTTTACCGATGATCAATGAGAATACTGCTGCTACAATAATTTCTGGAATACCATTTGTCACTGCTACAGCTAATGCAGCACTCAAAGGTAAATATCCTCTGATTACAGCTAAAGTTAAAACTCCTGCTGTATTAACAATAGTACCTACTGCACCTGCCAAAATCAAAGAAGTACTCTGATTAAAATTCTTTGTCGAACGATAGGCATAATAAGCTGCAATCCCAATAAAAAGCCGAGGTAAAACAGCAATAATTGGATCAGCAAAAATCGGATTAGTTGCTCTAATAAAGCTAAAAACTCCAAAAATCAAACCGATTAATAATCCAACTATCGGGCCTTCAATAATACCTCCTAAAATAGCAGGAAGATGCATTATTGTTGCATGTCCCGCTGCACTTGGCCAGGGAATAAGCCCTAATCCAGTAGCACCTAAAATAATAGAAATAGCTCCCAACATACCAGCAATTACAATTTGTCTTGTTTTGAGTTTTATTTTCTTTTCCTCCCATCCCAGTCCGTCGATCCAGGTGGACTAAACTTATTTTATTTAACAGTTTTAATCTGGGTACAGTTCTCATAAATGAGTTACCGTCCCTGCTGTTATAGATATATTATAATAATTATCAGCTGTAATAACAAGTGATTTAATAATTTTTTCTTAAATTATCTATAATTTAAACTATTTATTGCTCTATAGTTAATTTTAATCATTTGACTTACTCTTTTATCTTTTTTCTGTCAACTTCTTTAAGTAATTAATAATTACCTCATCTACTTCCATAGCTCTAAAGTGTTCAATTAAATTATCTTCTTTAAAATAGCGAAGCAGTCTAACTAAATAACTCATCACCTTATTTTTTTTGCTTTCTCTTAAAAGCTGGCGGTGAAAGAGTTCTGTTCCCATTTCATAATAGTTAAGTTTTAAAGCTGCAATTAATCTATAGAAATCAAGATACTCATCGTCTAAATATTTACCATGTGGAATTTCGGTTAAAATTGGTGCTGGATCTGCAAATCTTAGCATGGTTTCATAATAAGCAACCGTATCAAAATAACTTTCTACAACAGCTTCTTTTACCTGCTGTAACAAATCTTCTTCCTGCTTAGATTCAAGCTCTGATTGATATTTTAAAAGTCTTAATTTGGCATAGCTTAAAGCAGGTGTATCTATCTCAGAGGTCTCAACTTCATCAATAACATCTTTTAATTCTTGAGTTGTTATGTCTCTGCCTTTATCATAAATTGTTTCTTCTCCATCAAGAGCAGCCAAACTAATAAAAAGTTTATTATTATATATATCTTTCTTTTGGAGCTGATCTATTAAACCAAGTTCAACTAACTCTAATAACTCATTTAAAAGACTCTTTTGATAATTTCTAGCTTCTTCATTTTCAATCAACATCATTAAACTTGCTAATAAATTGTCATCATCATCCAGCAGCTTCGCAAAATCACCAACAAAATTAGCTAAATCTTGATCTTCCCCATGATCAACTAAATATCTTAAGTAATCAGCAGCTACCTGCCAGTTGTGAAAATGACCATCTTTTCTGCTCTTTTCAATAGTAAAGGCAGTTTTTATTTTTTCTTCAGCTTCTTTTAAATTACCTTGTTTATAATCTGCAAGGAATAAAAGTCTTAAAAAATCAGGATTTTTCAGATGCTCAGATTCTAATTCTTCGGCAAAATCAGCAAAATCTGAATATAATTCTGCTGCCAGATAACGGGCTAGAATATCAAGA
This genomic window contains:
- a CDS encoding glycosyltransferase, which gives rise to MSEIKHVAFLNPQGNFDPNDSYWTEHPDFGGQLVYVKEVSKALAKMGVDVDIITRQINDPEWPEFSELYDSYPDTDNLRIIRLPFGGDKFLAKEKLWPHLKEYVDAIAEFYDEEGAFPDFFTTHYGDGGLAGVLLKEKMETPFSFTGHSLGAQKMDKLNFSEENFDQLIDRFNFHNRIIAERLTMEFANQIIVSTSQERMEQYSHPYYKGAVDVENDHKFSVIPPGVNTDVFDGSYSEKTAEMIENYLKRDLNTNRIDKPAVICASRLDQKKNHLALVKAFAGNKELQDEANLVITLRGIENPFEDYSSAAGEEKEILDKIMEVIEKNDLKGKVSMFPLNSQKQLAECYGYLAERESVFSLTSFYEPFGLAPVEAMAAGLPAVVTKNGGQSEIMADDEFGILIDPEDPDDIARGLNKIVGKSSIWKNYQIKAKERVESKYTWEQTAKRYLKAMEKGLSFEIPVIHSEIPAYYFLPDSDNEHRLLERFKEKTFKK
- the glgP gene encoding alpha-glucan family phosphorylase yields the protein MNNNKPHTAYFCMEYGLDENMRIYAGGLGILAGDILKAAKEFSYPVTGIGLLWRKGYSKQVINEAGRPEDQHPVNNEIYEHAEDTGETVSVTIRDQEVTLKIWKLDKFDNATLYLLDANLPENRKYQTITDGLYDGFNEKRIAQEIALGIGGVKAIRKLGLNIDIYHFNEGHAALAGTELIREKIETGMDFHTAWDTVKDEIVFTTHTPVKEGNESHSLDSLKKMSAFNTLTRKQMKEIGDSPFSMTVAGLRLSRMSNGVAKLHGQTSREMWKNVAGKSPIISITNGVHRGTWVDDRIIENMGDTEAVYKTHQTMKQELVDFIKERNGAKLDPNKLIIGFARRATAYKRPNLIFKKSDLIDPYLESGDIQIVFSGKAHPTDDNGKEIVANLVKKAKEFPNSVVFLEDYNMEIARYMTRGVDIWLNNPRKPLEASGTSGMKAAMNGGLNLSILDGWWVEGCEHGINGWQFGDGYVGEGQDESDLYALYRVLLNEVVPTFYGNKDRWKDMMTESIATTYERFSAKKMLERYYSEMYNK
- a CDS encoding DJ-1 family glyoxalase III, which translates into the protein MKKILIPLAKGFEEIEAVTNIDVLRRAGLDVLTAGIGSREIEGDHEIKIETDIEISDVNAEDFDAVVLPGGMPGAANLRDSNQLRNIIKKLNEDNKLCAAICAAPIVLEAAGILDGKNATSYPGFDKDMTSCNYQEDRVVIDGNLITGRGPGVAMEFAMTLVEYLLDKETKDELEKSMLVKNN
- a CDS encoding mechanosensitive ion channel family protein, which codes for MFEGIKLENYLEILIEKIQNNLLVWSNLIELILFLLLVIASYFLKKILYKQVDELLTKIDALRERKRIRIIDQLLYPLILMILVGIYYVAAVSFDLPVVIISIFGNLVSAWLIVKAITLFFPRNRMFRFLSALIWLVTALRILNIYQETINFLDSLAFNSGNLRISLLLIIKIVIIFSVLFWLAGKLSRIVTSRIDKSDDLTPSVKVLLTKMAKFLIFTSAILFTLSAVGVDLSAFAFLGGAVGVGLGFGLQKIVSNFISGIIILADKSIKPGDVVEIGDVYGWVKKLDTRFVSVVTRSGKEFLIPNEDFITKEVINWSYSDELVRVDAKVGVAYNSDLRLVQKLMMKAIEEKDRILTDPEPNVLLTDFGDSSVNFEIRFWISDPRNGIQNIRSKVLLSVWDHFKENEIEIPFPQRDYHLKSLPDDLNKYLNDAKSKTKKVKEESEEN
- a CDS encoding inorganic phosphate transporter — encoded protein: MIEIIIYLSSGLFLGWSLGANDAANIFGTAVGSRMVKFSTAALIMTIFVILGSVVSGAGASHTLGALGQVGTLPAAFVVAFAAAVAVSWMTKLSLPVSTSHSIVGGIIGWNLYSGFATDLNVLREIVGAWIFSPILSGFFAIVLYFIFKKWLNNSKVHLLQLDFYTRWGLLIVGAFGAYSLGANNIANVMGVFTGIMKINDYQLGIFRFSGSQQLFLLGAIAISVGVVTYSKRVMLTVGSSIMDISPVGAFIVVLASSTTLFVFASATLKNFLILLGLPSLPLVPVSSSQAVVGAVLGLGLAKGGRNINFKLLGKIGVGWILTPITAALISFILLFFMQNVFVRTVI
- a CDS encoding DUF47 domain-containing protein, with the protein product MPHMLFGRSKELEIKITEYLDLVNRGSLTFKRDLNRYIKKNFALFEESLNDIKEIENDADDHQKDIKYKLYKYMLIPESRADVLTIIEEIDTITDLAKEVIFEISIEQPIIPDELENDFLELVENSTEAVDMLVKAIRAFFEEISQVNDYVNKVHFFEHQADKNEERLKRKIFSDQFEKIDIAHKIQLRYFIEEIAALSDQAETVSEDVSVAAIKRRI
- a CDS encoding HAD family hydrolase; the protein is MIKNIVFDLGNVLLDFDPERYLEALGYQGKVKEQLKSEIFKTDEWLMLDRGTISQEEAVEIWQQRNPDLRGEIADVMTDWEKILTLKKESLEILESLAAKNYNLYILSNFHEKAFTYVSNKYNFFDYFDGKVISADIGMIKPDPEIYEHLLNKFNLEAGTTLFIDDSQKNIAAAINKGIRVIHFKDAASLKEELKLYLKE
- a CDS encoding polysaccharide deacetylase family protein, which translates into the protein MKDKQKIKKVLENTEILLEPDDLISTDHATTLHYYVISKPYYLDEFPDEGPETKVREGKITWEKPKLLTPNYMMNMSGFSGEAKKAMQMIARDNPDLAGLLYKMNYRKQSISTFTISKEIEAAEAEIKEEIDENDENLTVIIKGVDELWDVSLMKFIQSLVLKSAYKSQLPDYEEKGFLSTDDKGYSVITRNLEGLPIAASEEIEKMFEMVKNGDEDPSKLKKELDRWGVFNAYQDRFFDLFRED
- a CDS encoding ECF transporter S component translates to MDGLGWEEKKIKLKTRQIVIAGMLGAISIILGATGLGLIPWPSAAGHATIMHLPAILGGIIEGPIVGLLIGLIFGVFSFIRATNPIFADPIIAVLPRLFIGIAAYYAYRSTKNFNQSTSLILAGAVGTIVNTAGVLTLAVIRGYLPLSAALAVAVTNGIPEIIVAAVFSLIIGKALINFQQNN
- a CDS encoding SEC-C metal-binding domain-containing protein — encoded protein: MNKRLKGLKENIEKRREKDTVRSYSIGRNDSCPCGSGKKFKKCCARNNPDKSIEEYFDAVKNAESEDEVISLLKEAVKNYPLEHRFLLPLIVYSLQNNDYQEAGRHLKHAWQLMGIDLDEAFISPLVNIMLDQEEIEEAEALVRKALAEKGESIPLLIALAEVYKKGENFQRVNDIIDRAMQIDSENLQLIVFRLETLMDLDDVVSALSLFEKYYEQLKEYKHMRVISFLDDFIKERFNFAENKKLKKKEALSQAAEIFNVFQQLDNLKMSSAQSEGRELLNQIKNLPPKNSQMALDILARYLAAELYSDFADFAEELESEHLKNPDFLRLLFLADYKQGNLKEAEEKIKTAFTIEKSRKDGHFHNWQVAADYLRYLVDHGEDQDLANFVGDFAKLLDDDDNLLASLMMLIENEEARNYQKSLLNELLELVELGLIDQLQKKDIYNNKLFISLAALDGEETIYDKGRDITTQELKDVIDEVETSEIDTPALSYAKLRLLKYQSELESKQEEDLLQQVKEAVVESYFDTVAYYETMLRFADPAPILTEIPHGKYLDDEYLDFYRLIAALKLNYYEMGTELFHRQLLRESKKNKVMSYLVRLLRYFKEDNLIEHFRAMEVDEVIINYLKKLTEKR